Proteins encoded by one window of Fischerella sp. PCC 9605:
- a CDS encoding serine/threonine protein kinase, whose product MSNQSEIHCINPDCLRPYPQPWGNKFCNCCGAPLRLIDRYIPTARLGSGGFAQIYTVWDQKTQTEKVLKVLIEDSPKAQELFAQEAVVLSSLRHPGVPRVESDGYFQRIWSHSQGQQILPCLVMEKINGLTLEDILYQHYPQGCPQEVVLNWLTQAVEILQHLHQRHIIHRDIKPSNLMLRTSPKSSPHQKREWGGQLVLIDFGGAKQFDKAVVRSLSRSTKLFSSGYSPPEQLIGGNIGPTADFYALGRTMIELLTGKHPADLEDPVTEQLNWRRHVQVNPQLADLLDDMMQEDARSRPSNAKIIQRRLAQIHKAVPNKIRPIRSITQIVTFFWAFFWELGRTIQKAVTNLTQTIRKIIALTLRAIAQVLRACLDTIWTMILTCIGTCIGTFIGYVLAFHTSWGLETGKFLSSQLAVLLGNTQPVLGSEMLLFAGAGWGTAWGLVAAGGYRQRRRFLVASLMGMAGYGFGWFILQLMTPKEGGEGLVAFILAAVSLLTLGLGLRSHHIVYAVMAAFGTALPFAFLMSIGQQPSTVFDNFFSLTNSWQGLLWKIAFFSAIGVFISFWLGVSHYLIVPGLRLLGWRQ is encoded by the coding sequence GTGTCTAACCAGAGTGAGATTCACTGCATAAATCCTGACTGTCTGCGTCCTTATCCCCAGCCTTGGGGAAACAAGTTCTGCAATTGCTGTGGTGCGCCGCTACGGCTGATAGATCGCTATATCCCTACAGCGCGTTTAGGTTCGGGAGGTTTCGCCCAAATTTACACAGTTTGGGATCAAAAGACGCAAACAGAAAAGGTGCTGAAGGTGCTGATCGAAGATTCACCAAAAGCACAGGAATTGTTTGCCCAGGAAGCAGTGGTTTTAAGCAGTTTGCGGCATCCAGGTGTCCCTAGAGTCGAATCAGATGGTTATTTTCAACGCATTTGGTCACATTCCCAAGGGCAGCAAATTTTGCCTTGTTTGGTAATGGAAAAAATCAACGGACTGACTTTGGAGGATATACTGTATCAGCACTATCCTCAGGGATGCCCACAAGAGGTGGTGTTAAACTGGTTAACCCAAGCCGTAGAGATTTTACAACATTTGCACCAACGCCATATTATTCATCGTGACATCAAACCTTCTAATTTGATGCTGCGTACCTCACCTAAGTCCTCTCCTCATCAAAAGAGGGAATGGGGAGGTCAGCTGGTACTAATTGATTTTGGTGGGGCGAAACAATTTGATAAGGCAGTTGTTAGGTCTTTATCGCGATCTACAAAATTATTTTCTTCTGGCTACAGTCCACCAGAACAATTGATTGGTGGGAATATTGGGCCTACGGCTGATTTTTATGCCCTCGGTCGCACAATGATTGAATTGCTGACGGGCAAGCATCCAGCAGATTTAGAAGATCCGGTGACGGAACAATTAAACTGGCGCAGGCACGTTCAAGTTAACCCGCAGCTTGCTGATTTGCTGGATGACATGATGCAGGAAGATGCGCGATCGCGTCCATCAAACGCGAAAATCATTCAAAGACGTTTAGCCCAAATTCACAAAGCAGTACCCAACAAGATTAGACCAATTAGGAGCATAACCCAGATTGTGACATTTTTCTGGGCATTTTTCTGGGAACTAGGAAGAACTATTCAGAAAGCGGTTACTAACCTTACTCAAACTATCAGGAAAATTATTGCTCTAACATTAAGAGCGATCGCCCAAGTCTTACGAGCATGTCTAGATACAATCTGGACAATGATTTTAACTTGTATTGGCACTTGTATAGGTACATTTATTGGCTACGTTTTAGCATTCCACACAAGCTGGGGCTTAGAAACTGGCAAATTTTTGTCTAGTCAGCTAGCTGTATTGCTGGGCAACACTCAACCTGTTTTGGGGTCAGAGATGCTTTTATTTGCAGGTGCTGGCTGGGGAACTGCCTGGGGACTTGTAGCGGCGGGAGGTTATCGTCAACGACGGCGGTTTCTGGTAGCTTCGCTAATGGGGATGGCTGGCTATGGCTTCGGCTGGTTCATCTTGCAATTAATGACGCCAAAAGAAGGCGGTGAGGGATTGGTAGCATTTATTTTAGCTGCTGTTTCCCTACTTACCCTTGGGTTGGGACTTCGCAGTCATCACATAGTCTATGCTGTCATGGCTGCTTTTGGTACCGCGCTTCCGTTTGCCTTTTTGATGAGTATCGGACAGCAACCATCAACCGTGTTTGATAACTTCTTTAGTCTCACCAACAGTTGGCAAGGTTTACTATGGAAGATTGCTTTTTTTAGTGCGATCGGCGTCTTTATCAGTTTCTGGTTGGGGGTGAGTCATTACCTAATTGTGCCTGGGTTACGTCTTTTGGGCTGGCGTCAATAA
- a CDS encoding peptide ligase PGM1-related protein: MQILSISNLGQIDEFQLLQASLRDRWQSIEGPAEDSDVDILVVPSLSIDQRELKKVEGYEHYEERLLFSLIRLWNPRNRLIYVTSVPLHPSIIDYYLQLLPGIPFSHARNRLLLLSTYDSSLKPLSQKILERPRLLHRIRQALRLDKSFMICYNSTSLEAELSLKLGVPLYAADPELQIWGTKSGSRQIFAESGVPHPDGSGKVTSVADLAEAAADLWERQPTLKRMVVKLNEGISGEGNALLDLRSIADLASPHGSHSQRVAAISDRFPKLRFQAKQETWENFSGRIAELGAIVEAFVEGEIKRSPSVQGRITPLGEAEILSTHDQILGGPDGQVYLGCRFPADEAYRLQIQQIGLKIGRKLAEKGALERYGVDFIAVLQEDEQWDLQAIEINLRKGGTTHPFMTLKLLTNGRYELSTGLFYSQQGRPKYYIATDNLQKDRYRGLLPNDLMDIIAHHRLHFDTGTETGTVFHLMGCLSQFGKLGLTSIGDSPQQAEDIYNKVVKVLDEETYSNDNNFSCFSEHTFPLAWDGFSY; encoded by the coding sequence ATGCAAATTCTGAGCATTTCTAATTTAGGGCAAATTGACGAGTTTCAGCTTCTTCAGGCGAGTTTGCGCGATCGCTGGCAGAGTATTGAAGGCCCTGCTGAAGACAGCGATGTAGATATTTTAGTCGTTCCCTCCCTTAGTATTGACCAGCGAGAACTCAAAAAAGTTGAAGGCTATGAGCATTATGAAGAAAGACTGTTATTTTCCTTGATTCGCTTGTGGAATCCCCGCAACAGACTCATTTATGTCACATCTGTACCACTCCATCCCAGCATCATCGACTATTATTTACAACTGTTGCCAGGCATCCCCTTTTCTCACGCTCGCAATCGCTTGCTGCTACTCTCTACTTATGATTCTTCCCTCAAGCCCCTCAGCCAAAAGATTTTAGAACGCCCCCGCTTGCTCCATCGCATTCGTCAAGCCTTAAGGCTAGACAAGTCATTTATGATCTGCTATAATTCAACGTCATTAGAAGCAGAATTATCTTTAAAATTAGGTGTACCACTGTACGCTGCTGACCCAGAGTTGCAGATTTGGGGGACGAAAAGTGGCAGCCGCCAAATCTTTGCAGAAAGCGGAGTACCGCATCCAGACGGCAGCGGCAAAGTTACGAGTGTTGCTGATTTGGCAGAAGCTGCTGCTGATTTGTGGGAACGCCAGCCAACATTAAAAAGAATGGTGGTAAAACTCAATGAGGGCATTTCCGGAGAAGGGAATGCACTGTTAGACTTAAGATCGATCGCGGATTTAGCATCTCCTCATGGTTCTCATTCCCAAAGGGTAGCAGCCATAAGTGATCGCTTCCCTAAGCTGCGTTTTCAAGCCAAACAAGAGACTTGGGAAAATTTTTCAGGACGGATAGCTGAATTAGGGGCAATTGTGGAGGCATTTGTAGAAGGGGAAATCAAGCGATCGCCAAGCGTGCAAGGACGCATCACACCCCTAGGCGAAGCAGAAATCCTGTCAACTCACGACCAAATTCTTGGCGGCCCAGACGGACAAGTTTATCTTGGTTGTCGATTCCCTGCCGATGAAGCCTATCGACTGCAAATACAGCAAATAGGCTTAAAAATTGGCAGAAAATTGGCAGAGAAAGGGGCATTAGAGCGATATGGAGTCGATTTTATCGCCGTTCTTCAAGAGGATGAACAGTGGGATCTGCAAGCAATTGAAATTAACCTGCGTAAAGGCGGGACTACCCATCCTTTTATGACACTGAAATTATTAACTAACGGTCGCTATGAGCTTTCTACAGGCTTGTTTTACTCTCAACAAGGGCGTCCCAAATACTATATTGCCACCGATAACCTCCAAAAAGACCGCTATCGAGGATTGCTACCCAACGACTTAATGGATATCATTGCCCATCACAGGCTGCACTTCGACACTGGCACAGAAACAGGTACAGTATTTCATCTCATGGGTTGTCTCTCCCAGTTTGGCAAGTTGGGATTAACCAGCATTGGCGATTCTCCCCAACAGGCAGAAGATATTTATAATAAAGTCGTCAAAGTTCTGGATGAAGAGACCTACAGTAACGATAATAACTTTTCTTGTTTTTCAGAACACACTTTTCCCCTTGCTTGGGATGGATTTAGTTATTAG
- a CDS encoding N,N-dimethylformamidase beta subunit family domain-containing protein, with amino-acid sequence MLLPALFILIFTIVFIPEKNQAVDVSIPNDQRNNPIIVENIKPGTTNWQLTNPASRREIEGYASLTSVNRGDEIKFFVNTKEPSYTIAIFRMGWYGGAGGRQIAPTVIRPGVKQPPPIVDRSTGFIECDWIEPYVLKIPDDPDDPTLWASGIYLAKLTASVSGKQSYIIFVVRDDRRPSDILFQSSVTTYQAYNNWGGVSLYRWNSSGQQAYRVSFNRPYAASPNRAAAYGVGAGEFLTNFQPKRRTSSAGWEYNMLRWLERNGYDVTYCTDVDTHENHLDPYSGKPILLLHKAFVSVGHDEYWSWQMRQNVEAARDAGVSLGFFSANTSYWQIRFESSRITPAINRIIVAYKENAALDPYARDEDPSNDYLITTLWRKKPVNYPEDALIGVMYETFQVNADIVINQTAPSWLLANTQLSQRHTQAFLYWYRKESFHSIRLEGLLGYEVDRMFANAPANTIRVAHSPFRRGRNIRYADMTFYTTDSGATVFATGSMQWSWGLDDYNVPQLRPSVLNTDAQAITRNILTQMLDNSKRLETKDY; translated from the coding sequence GTGCTATTACCAGCACTATTCATTCTTATATTCACTATAGTTTTTATTCCTGAGAAGAATCAAGCTGTAGATGTATCAATACCCAATGATCAGCGAAATAATCCTATTATTGTTGAAAATATCAAACCAGGTACAACTAATTGGCAGTTAACCAATCCCGCTAGCCGACGGGAAATAGAAGGTTATGCTTCACTAACAAGTGTCAATCGCGGTGACGAAATCAAGTTTTTTGTCAATACAAAAGAGCCAAGCTATACGATTGCAATTTTCCGTATGGGTTGGTACGGTGGTGCTGGGGGAAGGCAAATTGCGCCTACAGTTATCCGCCCAGGAGTAAAGCAACCACCGCCAATTGTAGATCGGTCAACTGGTTTCATTGAATGCGATTGGATAGAACCATATGTATTAAAAATACCTGACGATCCAGACGATCCAACTTTGTGGGCTAGTGGTATTTATTTGGCAAAACTTACTGCCAGTGTTAGTGGTAAGCAAAGTTATATTATTTTTGTTGTTCGCGATGATCGTCGTCCTTCTGATATCCTGTTTCAATCAAGTGTCACGACATATCAGGCATATAACAATTGGGGTGGAGTCTCTCTGTATCGGTGGAACAGTAGCGGTCAACAAGCATACAGAGTTTCCTTTAATCGCCCTTATGCTGCTAGTCCTAATCGCGCAGCTGCCTATGGAGTAGGCGCAGGAGAATTTTTAACCAACTTTCAACCAAAGAGAAGAACCTCTAGTGCAGGTTGGGAATATAACATGCTGCGGTGGCTAGAACGAAATGGCTACGATGTTACTTACTGCACTGATGTTGATACTCACGAGAATCATCTAGATCCTTATAGTGGCAAGCCAATACTGTTATTGCATAAAGCATTTGTTTCTGTAGGCCATGATGAATATTGGTCATGGCAAATGCGGCAAAATGTTGAGGCTGCCAGAGATGCTGGCGTGAGTCTCGGCTTTTTTTCTGCCAATACCAGCTATTGGCAAATTCGCTTTGAATCTAGCCGCATAACGCCAGCCATTAACCGCATCATTGTTGCTTATAAAGAAAATGCTGCCTTAGATCCCTATGCTAGAGACGAAGATCCAAGCAATGATTATTTAATTACTACTCTTTGGCGTAAAAAGCCTGTCAATTACCCAGAAGATGCTCTCATTGGAGTAATGTATGAGACATTTCAAGTAAACGCCGATATAGTCATTAATCAGACAGCACCGAGTTGGCTACTTGCTAATACACAATTAAGCCAAAGGCATACCCAAGCTTTCTTGTATTGGTATCGCAAAGAATCTTTCCATAGCATACGCTTGGAAGGGCTTTTGGGCTATGAAGTCGATCGCATGTTTGCCAACGCCCCAGCTAATACGATTCGCGTTGCCCATTCACCCTTTCGTCGCGGTCGTAATATTCGATACGCAGATATGACATTTTACACTACAGATTCCGGTGCAACTGTGTTTGCAACAGGTTCTATGCAGTGGAGTTGGGGACTAGATGACTACAACGTACCGCAATTACGACCCTCAGTTTTAAACACTGATGCTCAAGCCATAACGCGTAACATTCTTACTCAGATGCTGGACAATTCAAAGAGACTGGAGACTAAGGATTATTAA
- a CDS encoding superoxide dismutase: MALNRRYFLFLVGASAGAFVLDACASAENSQNPSSTITAATPKPTTASSRGAIQLPALPYAFNALEPHIDTATMRFHHDKHHATYVKNLNTALDKYPQLKSRTVEDLLRNLNSVPQDIRTTVRNNGGGHVNHSMFWRIMKPKGGGAPTGAIATAIKQNFGSFAEFKKQFNEAGSKRFGSGWVWLARNPNGKLEIMSTANQDTPLMEGKYPIMGNDVWEHAYYLKYQNRRADYLNSWWNVVNWDEINRRYAIAQKV; this comes from the coding sequence ATGGCTCTGAATCGTCGGTATTTCTTGTTTTTGGTGGGAGCGAGTGCTGGTGCTTTTGTATTAGATGCTTGCGCTTCAGCAGAGAATAGTCAAAACCCTTCCTCAACAATTACTGCTGCTACCCCTAAGCCAACAACTGCAAGCAGCAGAGGAGCAATCCAACTACCAGCTTTGCCTTATGCTTTCAATGCCCTAGAACCGCATATTGATACAGCTACGATGCGGTTCCATCATGACAAACATCATGCTACCTATGTAAAAAATTTGAATACAGCATTAGACAAGTACCCACAACTTAAAAGCAGAACTGTTGAAGATTTATTGCGTAACCTCAATAGCGTACCGCAAGATATTCGCACAACAGTACGTAACAATGGTGGTGGTCATGTAAACCACTCGATGTTTTGGAGAATTATGAAACCTAAGGGTGGTGGTGCACCAACAGGAGCGATCGCAACCGCAATCAAACAAAACTTTGGCAGCTTTGCAGAATTTAAAAAGCAGTTCAATGAAGCTGGTAGTAAGCGTTTTGGTAGCGGTTGGGTTTGGCTTGCCCGCAATCCAAATGGCAAGCTTGAGATTATGAGTACAGCAAACCAAGATACTCCCCTCATGGAAGGCAAGTATCCCATTATGGGCAATGACGTTTGGGAACATGCCTATTATCTCAAGTATCAAAACCGCCGTGCTGATTATTTGAATTCTTGGTGGAATGTAGTTAACTGGGATGAGATCAACAGGCGGTATGCAATAGCCCAAAAGGTTTAG
- the mgtE gene encoding magnesium transporter, translated as MQTPDSTTSALQDVSRRELRDLVRAQLQSLLEVGDLRGAKAILVPVQPVDIAEAIEGLPEAMHAIAFRLLSKDEAIEVYEYLDYSVQERLIEELRSQEVLDIVDKMSPDDRAKLFDELPAKIVNRLLEQLSPAERAFTAQLLGYEAGTAGRIMTPELISLKENMTVAETLERIRRLANASEMIYYLYVTDAARRLTGILSLRELVTSQPEQTIGEIMTRDVLFVHTDTDQEEVARLIQRYDFLAVPVVDREQRLVGIVTVDDVIDILQEETTEDIYTVGGGVQAGGDSYFQSDLLTIARKRVVWLFVLLITNTITGTIIKSQEDILAKVVVLAAFIPLLTGTGGNVGAQSSTVVIRGMNTEEIRSVGGPAQVIVREGLAGALLGLMLGIIATVWAFFLQKNLQVAIAVGCSLVAISVLASVSGSALPFLFRLLRLDPALMSAPFITTAVDVLGVLIYFYLARTILNI; from the coding sequence ATGCAAACTCCAGACAGTACTACCTCTGCTCTCCAAGATGTGTCACGCAGAGAATTACGAGATTTAGTGCGAGCACAGCTGCAAAGTTTGCTGGAAGTGGGTGACTTGCGGGGAGCAAAAGCCATTCTAGTGCCTGTGCAGCCTGTGGATATTGCTGAGGCAATTGAAGGTTTGCCAGAAGCAATGCACGCCATAGCTTTTCGCTTGCTTTCTAAAGATGAGGCGATCGAGGTTTATGAATATCTAGATTATAGTGTCCAAGAACGGCTGATTGAAGAATTAAGAAGTCAGGAAGTCCTTGATATCGTTGATAAGATGTCGCCGGATGACCGAGCCAAGTTATTTGACGAATTACCAGCAAAAATTGTCAATCGTCTGTTAGAACAGCTTAGTCCAGCCGAACGGGCATTTACTGCCCAACTTTTGGGTTATGAAGCTGGTACTGCTGGGCGGATCATGACGCCAGAGTTAATATCCTTGAAAGAAAATATGACTGTGGCGGAAACTCTGGAGAGGATTCGTCGCTTAGCTAATGCTAGTGAGATGATTTACTATCTTTACGTTACGGATGCGGCTAGGCGCTTGACTGGGATTTTATCGCTGCGCGAGTTGGTGACATCTCAACCTGAACAAACGATTGGCGAGATTATGACCCGCGATGTGTTGTTTGTCCACACGGATACAGATCAAGAAGAAGTAGCCAGATTAATCCAAAGATACGATTTTTTGGCTGTACCTGTGGTAGACCGAGAACAGCGTCTTGTGGGTATTGTCACTGTTGATGATGTTATTGATATTCTCCAAGAGGAAACCACCGAAGATATTTACACTGTGGGTGGTGGTGTCCAGGCTGGTGGCGACAGCTATTTTCAGTCAGATTTACTTACTATTGCCCGCAAGCGGGTTGTGTGGTTATTTGTCTTACTGATAACTAATACCATCACTGGCACGATTATTAAGTCGCAAGAGGATATTTTGGCAAAAGTGGTGGTGCTGGCGGCGTTTATTCCTCTGTTGACTGGTACTGGTGGTAATGTTGGTGCTCAATCCTCCACAGTGGTTATTCGCGGGATGAATACTGAAGAAATTCGCTCTGTGGGAGGGCCGGCACAGGTGATTGTGAGGGAGGGTTTAGCAGGTGCTTTATTAGGATTAATGCTGGGTATTATCGCTACTGTGTGGGCTTTCTTTCTACAAAAGAATTTACAGGTGGCGATCGCAGTTGGTTGTAGTCTTGTAGCTATTTCTGTTTTGGCTTCTGTCTCTGGTTCTGCACTGCCGTTTTTATTCCGTTTACTCCGTTTAGATCCAGCTTTGATGTCAGCACCATTTATCACTACAGCAGTGGATGTGCTGGGCGTTTTAATTTACTTCTATCTAGCGCGGACAATATTAAATATATGA
- the purF gene encoding amidophosphoribosyltransferase: protein MIPTHPATADDQPLPTNNSMNYQESRPDKPEEACGVFGIYAPGEDVAKLTYFGLYALQHRGQESAGIATFDGEQVHLHKDMGLVSQVFNEAILSNLPGNIGVGHTRYSTTGSSRKVNAQPAVVDTRLGKLALAHNGNLVNVKQLREELLQKNCNLVTTTDSEMIAFAIAEEINAGNNWLEGSIKAFDRLVGAFSLVIGTPAGVMGVRDPNGIRPLVIGTLESDPVRYVLASETCGLDIIGAEYLRDVQPGELVWITEEGLASYQWHQQQQRKLCIFEMIYFARPDSVMHSESLYSYRMRLGRQLAQESPADADIVIGVPDSGVPAAIGFSQASGISYAEGLIKNRYVGRTFIQPTQTMRESGIRMKLNPLKDVLYGKRVIIVDDSIVRGTTSRKLVKTLREAGALEVHMRISSPPVTHPCFYGIDTDSQDQLIAATKSVEEITKQLEVDSLAYLSWQGMLTATREDPQSFCSACFTGDYPIPIPEPLKGSKLMLEKITV, encoded by the coding sequence ATGATCCCCACCCATCCCGCCACTGCGGATGACCAGCCTCTACCGACTAATAACTCAATGAATTATCAGGAATCTCGACCAGATAAGCCAGAAGAAGCTTGCGGTGTTTTCGGTATCTACGCACCAGGAGAAGATGTTGCCAAACTCACCTACTTTGGATTGTATGCTCTCCAACATCGGGGGCAAGAATCTGCTGGCATTGCCACTTTTGATGGTGAACAAGTACACCTGCACAAAGACATGGGATTGGTATCTCAAGTCTTTAACGAAGCAATATTAAGCAACTTACCCGGTAACATTGGCGTTGGTCATACTCGTTATTCCACCACTGGTTCTAGCCGCAAAGTAAACGCCCAGCCTGCTGTTGTCGATACTCGCTTAGGTAAACTAGCGTTAGCACATAATGGTAATTTAGTCAATGTCAAACAGTTGCGAGAAGAGTTATTGCAGAAAAACTGCAACTTGGTAACTACGACTGATTCCGAAATGATTGCTTTTGCGATCGCAGAAGAAATTAACGCAGGTAACAACTGGCTAGAGGGTAGCATTAAAGCTTTTGATCGCCTGGTTGGGGCATTTAGTCTAGTGATTGGTACACCTGCTGGTGTCATGGGTGTTCGCGATCCCAACGGCATTCGCCCCTTAGTCATTGGGACTTTGGAAAGCGATCCGGTGCGTTACGTGCTTGCTTCTGAAACTTGTGGTTTAGACATCATTGGTGCCGAATATTTACGGGATGTGCAACCAGGCGAGTTAGTCTGGATTACAGAAGAAGGTTTGGCTTCTTATCAATGGCATCAACAGCAGCAACGAAAGTTGTGTATCTTTGAAATGATTTACTTCGCCCGTCCCGATAGCGTCATGCATAGCGAAAGTTTGTATAGCTACCGGATGCGGTTAGGGCGGCAATTAGCACAGGAATCTCCTGCTGATGCTGATATTGTGATTGGTGTTCCTGATTCTGGGGTTCCCGCCGCCATCGGCTTTTCTCAAGCTTCCGGTATCTCCTACGCAGAGGGACTGATTAAAAACCGCTACGTTGGGCGTACCTTCATTCAGCCTACCCAAACTATGCGTGAATCGGGCATCCGTATGAAGCTCAACCCACTCAAAGATGTATTGTATGGCAAACGAGTGATCATTGTTGACGACTCGATTGTGAGGGGAACTACTAGCCGTAAACTCGTCAAAACCTTACGTGAAGCTGGTGCATTAGAAGTGCATATGCGAATTTCCTCGCCGCCAGTGACTCACCCATGCTTCTATGGCATCGATACCGATAGCCAGGATCAGTTAATTGCTGCAACCAAATCAGTAGAAGAAATTACTAAGCAACTGGAAGTAGACAGCCTCGCGTATCTAAGCTGGCAGGGAATGTTAACAGCAACACGAGAAGATCCCCAAAGCTTTTGTTCTGCGTGCTTTACGGGAGATTACCCCATCCCCATACCAGAACCGCTGAAAGGTTCTAAATTGATGTTAGAAAAAATTACGGTGTAG
- the rsmG gene encoding 16S rRNA (guanine(527)-N(7))-methyltransferase RsmG yields MMSLLPEMADVWQQTLNWQPSIQQQAQLQRLYELILEGNQKLNLTRITDPQEFWEKHLWDSLRGVAPLLRDGVMGGLGDRENTQLYSSQLPTSGSPHHEEFSPTFIDIGTGAGFPGIPVAIALPNCTITLLDSTRKKIAFIEKILPELELTNVKLLTGRVEEIGQQPQHRQNYDVVTIRAVATASVCAEYALPLLKQDGLAIIYRGNWTGDENKALENAVKQLGGVIESIEKFATPLSNSIRHCLYLRKVAATPAKFPRAVGIPTQKPL; encoded by the coding sequence ATGATGTCTTTATTGCCAGAAATGGCGGATGTATGGCAACAAACTCTCAATTGGCAACCAAGTATACAACAGCAAGCACAATTGCAGCGGCTGTATGAATTAATCCTAGAAGGAAACCAAAAGCTAAATTTAACTCGTATTACCGATCCCCAGGAATTTTGGGAAAAACATCTCTGGGATTCTCTGCGAGGAGTTGCACCCCTGTTGAGGGATGGGGTGATGGGGGGATTGGGTGATAGGGAGAATACACAACTATACTCTTCCCAACTCCCCACCTCCGGTTCTCCCCACCACGAAGAGTTTTCCCCTACTTTCATTGATATTGGTACAGGTGCGGGTTTTCCCGGTATTCCAGTAGCGATCGCCCTACCTAACTGCACCATTACACTACTGGATTCTACCCGCAAAAAAATAGCTTTTATTGAAAAAATCCTACCTGAGCTGGAACTCACCAATGTCAAATTATTGACTGGTAGAGTTGAAGAAATAGGCCAGCAGCCCCAGCACCGCCAAAACTATGATGTGGTAACAATCCGTGCGGTTGCGACAGCCTCAGTTTGTGCCGAATATGCTCTACCATTACTCAAACAAGATGGCTTAGCCATAATTTACCGGGGTAATTGGACAGGAGATGAAAATAAGGCACTGGAAAATGCTGTGAAGCAGCTAGGTGGCGTAATTGAATCAATCGAAAAATTTGCAACTCCCTTAAGTAATAGCATCCGTCACTGTTTGTATTTACGGAAAGTTGCAGCTACACCAGCTAAATTTCCCCGCGCTGTTGGTATCCCTACACAAAAACCACTTTAG
- a CDS encoding SDR family oxidoreductase, whose amino-acid sequence MPEEQSLQPPQQQAQQPGIESEMTPKPKADDSQYQGSSKLKNKIALITGGDSGIGRAVAIAFAKEGADVAIVYLNEHDDAKETKHLVEAQGRRAVTISGDIGDESFCQQAVQQTVDEFGKLDILINNAAEQHPQKSIEDISKEQLERTFRTNIFSMFFLTKAAMKHLKEGSAIINTTSVTAYKGSPELLDYSSTKGAIVAFTRSLSQSLVEKGIRVNAVAPGPIWTPLIPATFPEEKVASFGEQVPMKRAGQPEEIAPSYVFLASDDSSYMSGQVLHPNGGVVVNG is encoded by the coding sequence ATGCCAGAAGAACAATCATTACAACCACCACAACAGCAAGCACAACAACCAGGTATTGAGTCAGAAATGACGCCAAAACCGAAAGCAGATGATTCCCAGTATCAGGGAAGTAGCAAGTTAAAAAATAAAATTGCATTGATTACTGGAGGAGATAGCGGTATTGGTCGTGCTGTAGCGATCGCATTTGCAAAAGAGGGTGCAGATGTGGCGATCGTTTATTTAAATGAACACGACGATGCCAAAGAAACCAAACATTTGGTAGAAGCACAAGGGCGGCGTGCAGTCACTATATCTGGTGATATTGGTGATGAAAGCTTTTGTCAGCAGGCTGTCCAACAAACAGTGGATGAGTTTGGCAAACTCGATATTCTGATCAACAACGCTGCTGAACAGCACCCACAAAAAAGCATTGAAGATATTAGTAAAGAACAACTAGAGCGGACTTTTCGCACTAATATTTTCTCAATGTTTTTCTTGACAAAGGCGGCAATGAAACACCTCAAAGAAGGTAGCGCTATCATCAATACTACTTCAGTCACAGCTTATAAAGGCAGTCCCGAACTACTTGATTATTCTTCTACAAAAGGTGCTATTGTTGCTTTTACTCGTTCTCTATCCCAAAGTTTAGTAGAAAAGGGAATTCGCGTTAATGCCGTAGCCCCCGGGCCAATTTGGACGCCCTTAATACCCGCTACTTTTCCAGAAGAAAAAGTTGCCAGTTTCGGCGAACAAGTACCCATGAAACGGGCAGGACAACCAGAAGAAATTGCACCAAGCTACGTATTTTTAGCATCGGATGATTCTTCTTATATGTCTGGTCAGGTGCTACATCCCAATGGTGGTGTAGTAGTTAACGGGTAG